The Vanessa cardui chromosome 9, ilVanCard2.1, whole genome shotgun sequence genome has a window encoding:
- the LOC124532566 gene encoding origin recognition complex subunit 2: MENLEDNDEILVSPEYTPKRLTRNRTKPKKYDEFLDMTPVKRKNHAYVESSDEELQERTPKPKALFGNDDVDGQDIFKFKSRHTKNDLYNKAKAAVSSLNSPMKTPKKKLLHKVNEATPRHVVNIMKKKISQAVHSNSSDSDFSGSSSDFIPDKSGDESSSSSSGTDSEVEEEARNNKKVNVQITKHKNNRSKPKDTEYFVTPDNYFMMNSSKKITTSDHTLARLKMMNINENMKEVAAHMSELHRDKVGDLVQTYDQLFDKWLYVLSENFNMILYGIGSKRAVLQRFQTEKLQDTPCIVVNGFFPSLTIKNILETVVIDLLENTHVPSNIGDVVSLIESQLDELGVDLFLIVHNIDGSMLRNSKAQSVLASLAQLKNIHLIATIDHINAPLLWDHSKLSKFNFTWWDVTTFLPYADETSYENSLMTQRSGALQLSSLKSVFQSLTSNAKGIFEIIIQYQLENQKQVHYQGLPFKDLYSKAREQFLVSSDLALRAQLTEFLDHKLVKIKRTLDGSENLVIPIESSLLQQFLDQQIKIQ; the protein is encoded by the exons atggAAAATCTTGAAGATAACG ATGAAATTCTTGTTAGTCCTGAGTACACGCCAAAAAGATTAACAAGAAATAGAACGAAACCTAAGAAGTATGATGAATTCTTAGACATGACCCcagttaaaagaaaaaatcatgCATATGTCGAAAGCTCTGACGAAGAACTTCAAGAGAGAACTCCAAAACCGAAAg CACTTTTTGGTAATGATGATGTTGATGGACAAGATATCTTTAAGTTTAAATCCCGTCACACTAAAAATGATCTTTATAATAAAGCAAAGGCAGCTGTTAGTTCTTTAAACTCACCAATGAAAACTCCAAAGAAAAAATTATTGCATAAAGTTAATGAGGCAACTCCAAGGCATGTGGTCAACATTATGAagaaaa AAATTAGTCAAGCAGTGCACAGTAATAGCTCGGACAGTGATTTCTCTGGCAGTAGCAGTGATTTTATACCAGACAAAAGTGGAGATGAG AGTAGTTCTTCGTCTTCCGGTACAGATTCCGAGGTTGAAGAAGAAGCGAGAAACAACAAAAAAGTCAATGTTCAAATTACAAAACACAAGAATAACAGATCAAAACCGAAAGATACTGAATATTTTGTTACTCCcgacaattattttatgatgaatTCTAGTAAGAAA attACAACTTCAGATCATACCTTAGCGAGACTTAAGATGATGAATATCAATGAGAACATGAAGGAGGTAGCAGCCCACATGTCTGAACTACATCGCGATAAAGTCGGCGATCTTGTGCAAACATACGACCAGCTTTTTGACAAATGGCTCTATGTATTAAGCGAAAATTTCAATATGATTCTATATGGAATTGGATCAAAACGCGCAGTATTACAGCGGTTCCAAACAGAGAAACTTCAAGATACACCATGTATAGTAGTGAACGGTTTCTTTCCCAGTCTCACAATAAAGAACATTCTAGAAACAGTCGTCATCGATTTGTTAGAGAATACGCACGTTCCGTCTAATATTGGAGATGTTGTAAGCTTAATAGAATCTCAATTGGACGAATTAGGCGTTGACTTATTCCTTATAGTTCACAACATTGACGGTAGTATGCTAAGGAATTCTAAGGCGCAGTCTGTTCTAGCAAGCTTGGCGCAGTTGAAGAATATTCATTTGATAGCGACAATCGACCATATCAACGCACCACTTC tatGGGACCACTCGAAACTCAGCAAGTTTAATTTTACATGGTGGGACGTCACGACATTTCTGCCGTACGCGGACGAGACGTCATACGAGAATTCGCTGATGACGCAGCGCAGCGGCGCGCTTCAGCTGTCGTCGCTGAAAAGCGTGTTCCAGTCGCTGACCTCCAACGCCAAGGGGATATTCGAAATCATTATCCAATACCAACTTGAAAATCAGAAACAAGTCCACTATCAAG GTCTGCCATTCAAGGATTTGTATTCAAAAGCTCGTGAGCAGTTCCTGGTAAGCTCGGATCTTGCTCTAAGAGCTCAACTTACAGAGTTCTTAGATcataaattagttaaaataaaaagaacattaGATGGCAGTGAGAACCTTGTCATACCCATCGAAAGTTCTTTACTACAGCAATTTTTAGACCAACAAATCAAAATAcagtga